In Rhizobiales bacterium NRL2, a genomic segment contains:
- a CDS encoding protein TolQ → MNEDVIARQFAGAAEVDLSMWSLFLRADIVVQIVMLALLVASIWCWAIIFEKWVRYRRVQKQADEFERLFWSGGSLEKLYDEIGANASHPMAVLFAGAMREWRRTAERGLARTDKLRAGLQDRISQVMRISIDREVDRLERYLGVLATVGSTAPFLGLFGTVWGIMDSFQSIAATNNTSLAVVAPGIAEALFATALGLVAAIPATVAYNKFANDIARYATRLEGFAGEFSAIMSRQLDEGESR, encoded by the coding sequence ATGAACGAAGACGTCATCGCCCGGCAATTCGCGGGGGCCGCCGAGGTGGATCTGTCGATGTGGTCGCTGTTCCTGCGCGCCGACATCGTGGTGCAGATCGTGATGCTGGCGCTGCTGGTCGCCTCGATCTGGTGCTGGGCCATCATTTTCGAGAAGTGGGTCCGCTACCGGCGGGTGCAGAAGCAGGCCGACGAGTTCGAGCGCCTGTTCTGGTCGGGGGGCAGCCTGGAAAAGCTCTACGACGAGATCGGCGCCAACGCCTCCCACCCGATGGCGGTGCTGTTCGCGGGGGCGATGCGGGAATGGCGGCGCACTGCCGAACGCGGCCTGGCGCGGACCGACAAGCTGCGCGCCGGCCTGCAGGACCGCATCAGCCAGGTCATGCGCATCTCCATCGACCGGGAGGTCGACCGCCTGGAGCGCTATCTGGGCGTGCTGGCGACCGTCGGCTCGACCGCCCCGTTCCTCGGCCTGTTCGGCACCGTCTGGGGCATCATGGACAGTTTCCAGTCCATCGCGGCGACCAACAACACCTCTCTGGCGGTGGTCGCGCCGGGCATCGCCGAAGCCCTGTTCGCCACGGCGCTGGGTCTGGTCGCCGCCATCCCCGCGACCGTCGCCTACAACAAGTTCGCCAATGACATTGCCCGCTACGCGACCCGGCTGGAGGGCTTCGCCGGCGAGTTCTCGGCAATCATGTCGCGCCAGCTCGACGAAGGGGAGAGCCGCTGA
- a CDS encoding tRNA lysidine(34) synthetase TilS, with the protein MSAAGRAADGGPAAAFRAALAALPPAGPHVAVAFSGGPDSTALLRLTRDWAADGGRRVSALVVDHGLRPESAAEAELAARRARALGVDAAVLARQGGRPGSGLQEAAREARYALLLDWCRAHGAGELFIGHHQDDQAATVLMRLRRGSGLDGLAAMRPESRRGGVRLIRPLLGVARADLLALLRDAGDDWIEDPGNDSPEFERNRLDGWLAELDEDGRLRRRLGRLARRAARAADALETAAGDAFAALCADPSARPLVLDLAGWRALPEETALRVLDRAIREVAGARAPLGRLEDAMARLETQRRVTVGGTVLALDRSSLSVAAEARSPRGGQL; encoded by the coding sequence GTGAGCGCCGCCGGGCGGGCTGCTGACGGCGGTCCGGCCGCGGCCTTCCGGGCCGCGCTCGCGGCCCTGCCGCCGGCGGGTCCGCACGTCGCCGTGGCGTTCTCCGGCGGCCCCGACAGCACCGCGCTGCTGCGCCTGACCCGGGACTGGGCGGCGGACGGCGGGCGGCGCGTCAGCGCCCTGGTCGTGGATCACGGATTGCGCCCCGAATCGGCGGCGGAGGCGGAGCTGGCGGCGCGCCGGGCGCGGGCGCTGGGCGTCGACGCGGCGGTGCTCGCCCGGCAGGGCGGCCGTCCCGGTTCCGGGCTGCAGGAGGCCGCGCGGGAGGCGCGTTACGCGCTGCTCCTCGACTGGTGCCGCGCGCACGGCGCCGGCGAACTGTTCATCGGCCACCACCAGGACGACCAGGCGGCGACGGTGCTGATGCGTCTCAGGCGCGGCAGCGGGCTGGACGGGCTGGCGGCGATGCGGCCCGAGAGCCGGCGCGGCGGCGTGCGCCTGATCCGGCCCCTGCTGGGGGTGGCGCGGGCCGACCTTCTGGCGCTGCTGCGCGACGCCGGCGACGACTGGATCGAGGATCCCGGCAATGACAGCCCCGAGTTCGAGCGCAACCGGCTGGATGGCTGGCTGGCGGAACTGGACGAGGACGGCCGTCTCCGCCGCCGGCTGGGCCGGCTGGCGCGGCGCGCGGCGCGGGCGGCCGACGCGCTGGAGACCGCCGCCGGCGACGCGTTCGCGGCGCTCTGCGCCGACCCGTCGGCTCGGCCGCTGGTGCTGGACCTCGCCGGCTGGCGGGCCCTGCCCGAGGAGACGGCGCTGCGCGTGCTCGACCGCGCGATCCGGGAAGTGGCGGGCGCGCGTGCGCCGCTGGGCCGGCTGGAGGACGCCATGGCGCGGCTGGAGACCCAGCGCCGGGTCACGGTGGGCGGGACGGTGCTGGCGCTGGACCGGTCGTCGCTGAGCGTGGCGGCGGAGGCGCGGTCGCCGCGCGGCGGTCAACTCTGA
- a CDS encoding tol-pal system-associated acyl-CoA thioesterase: MAEPAAAALGRVEADAHLFPVRVYWEDTDAGGIVYYANYLKFAERARSDMLRLIGVDQAAIWRDGAMFAVRDVKVEYLRPARLDDDLLVTTRLDALKGATIALRQDISRLGDPLVRAHVRAAFIGLDGRPRRIPPAIRAAMERLTGNGREEST; the protein is encoded by the coding sequence ATGGCTGAGCCGGCGGCGGCAGCGCTGGGCCGGGTCGAGGCCGACGCCCACCTGTTTCCCGTCCGCGTCTACTGGGAGGACACGGACGCCGGCGGCATCGTCTACTACGCCAACTATCTGAAATTCGCCGAGCGCGCGCGCTCCGACATGCTGCGCCTGATCGGCGTCGACCAGGCCGCGATCTGGCGCGATGGCGCAATGTTCGCCGTTCGCGACGTGAAGGTCGAATATCTGCGTCCGGCGCGGCTGGACGATGACCTTTTGGTGACCACGCGCCTCGATGCGCTGAAGGGCGCGACGATCGCGCTGCGGCAGGATATCTCCCGGCTTGGGGACCCCCTTGTCCGGGCCCATGTACGTGCGGCATTTATCGGTCTCGACGGAAGGCCCCGGCGCATTCCGCCCGCGATCCGCGCCGCGATGGAACGCCTGACAGGAAACGGCAGGGAAGAATCAACATGA
- a CDS encoding transcriptional regulator gives MAGHSQFKNIMYRKGAQDAKRAKVFTKLAREITVSVKESGDDPNANPRLRAAIAAARKENMPNDNIDRAIKRATGDGAADTFENIRYEGYGPGGVALIVEALTDNRNRTASEVRSAFSKHGGSLGETNSVSFMFDHVGVIEYPADAAEMEALFETAVEAGADDVVAGEEGFEVITVVEAFNDVREALEADFGEASRAGLEWRPQNTVEVDEEKAGTLLKLVDALDDNDDVQKVHANFEVSDEVMARLEG, from the coding sequence ATGGCGGGCCATTCACAGTTCAAGAACATCATGTACCGCAAGGGCGCGCAGGACGCGAAGCGCGCCAAGGTGTTCACCAAGCTGGCGCGGGAGATCACCGTATCGGTGAAGGAATCCGGCGACGACCCGAACGCCAATCCCCGCCTGCGCGCTGCCATCGCTGCCGCCCGCAAGGAAAACATGCCCAATGACAACATCGACCGCGCCATCAAGCGCGCGACGGGCGACGGCGCCGCCGACACCTTCGAAAACATCCGCTACGAGGGCTACGGCCCGGGCGGCGTGGCGCTGATCGTCGAGGCGCTGACCGACAACCGCAACCGCACCGCCTCCGAGGTCCGCTCCGCCTTCTCCAAGCACGGCGGCAGCCTGGGCGAGACCAACTCGGTGTCCTTCATGTTCGACCATGTCGGCGTGATCGAGTACCCGGCCGACGCCGCCGAGATGGAGGCCCTGTTCGAGACCGCGGTGGAGGCCGGCGCCGACGACGTGGTCGCGGGCGAGGAGGGCTTCGAGGTGATCACCGTGGTCGAGGCGTTCAACGACGTCCGCGAGGCGCTGGAGGCCGATTTCGGCGAGGCCAGCCGGGCGGGCCTGGAATGGCGGCCGCAGAACACCGTCGAGGTCGACGAGGAGAAGGCCGGCACCCTGCTGAAACTGGTCGACGCCCTGGACGACAATGACGACGTCCAGAAGGTACACGCCAATTTCGAGGTCTCCGACGAGGTCATGGCCCGGCTGGAAGGATGA
- a CDS encoding Holliday junction DNA helicase RuvB, with product MSGAEGERLVAGEQRPEDGGEIGLRPLELTDFIGQQKVRENLRVFIDAARARGEAMDHTLFFGPPGLGKTTLAQIVARELGVNFRATSGPVIARAGDLAAILTNLEARDVLFIDEVHRLNPAVEEILYPAMEDFQLDLVIGEGPAARSVKIDLPPFTLVAATTRSGLLTTPLRDRFGIPCRLEFYAPAELEQIVRRGARVLGLKLTADGAAEIARRARGTPRVAGRLLRRVRDFAAVAGADEVDAMKADAALKRLEVDEAGLDAMDRRYLRCMAENYGGGPVGVDNLAAALSEPRDAIEDIIEPYLIQQALVVRTPRGRMMTAAAWTHLGLAAPSSAMPGQMDMLDGGDG from the coding sequence GTGAGCGGTGCGGAGGGCGAGCGGCTGGTGGCGGGCGAGCAACGCCCGGAGGACGGCGGCGAGATCGGCCTCAGGCCGCTGGAACTCACCGATTTCATCGGCCAGCAGAAGGTGCGCGAGAACCTGCGCGTCTTCATCGACGCCGCCCGCGCCCGGGGCGAAGCCATGGACCACACCCTGTTCTTCGGTCCGCCCGGCCTCGGCAAGACGACGCTGGCGCAGATCGTCGCCCGCGAACTCGGCGTGAATTTCCGCGCCACCTCCGGCCCCGTGATCGCCCGCGCCGGCGACCTCGCCGCCATCCTGACCAACCTGGAGGCGCGCGACGTCCTGTTCATCGACGAGGTGCACCGCCTTAATCCTGCCGTAGAAGAGATTCTATATCCCGCCATGGAGGATTTTCAGCTCGATCTGGTGATCGGCGAGGGGCCGGCCGCGCGCTCGGTGAAGATCGATCTGCCGCCCTTCACCCTGGTGGCGGCGACGACGCGCTCGGGCCTGCTGACCACGCCGCTGCGCGACCGCTTCGGCATTCCCTGCCGGCTGGAGTTCTACGCGCCCGCCGAGCTGGAGCAGATCGTCCGCCGCGGCGCCCGGGTGCTGGGGCTGAAGCTCACCGCCGACGGTGCCGCCGAGATCGCCCGCCGGGCCCGCGGCACGCCGCGCGTCGCCGGACGGCTGCTCCGGCGGGTGCGGGACTTCGCCGCCGTGGCCGGCGCGGACGAAGTGGACGCGATGAAAGCCGACGCGGCGCTGAAGCGCCTGGAGGTGGACGAGGCGGGCCTCGACGCGATGGACCGGCGCTATCTGCGCTGCATGGCGGAGAATTATGGCGGCGGGCCGGTCGGCGTCGACAACCTCGCCGCCGCCCTGTCGGAGCCGCGCGACGCCATCGAGGACATCATCGAGCCCTATCTGATCCAGCAGGCGCTGGTGGTGCGCACCCCGCGCGGGCGGATGATGACCGCCGCCGCCTGGACGCATCTGGGCCTCGCCGCGCCGTCCTCGGCCATGCCGGGGCAGATGGACATGCTGGACGGCGGCGATGGCTGA
- a CDS encoding crossover junction endodeoxyribonuclease RuvC, with protein MTRLRLIGLDPGLRHTGWGVVDVEGNRLIWVADGSVASDPKGSLAERLVQLHDGLQAVIAEWRPDAAAVEETFVNKNPTSTLKLGQARGVSLLVASLNGLPVTEYAPNAVKKAVVGTGHAHKDQIHLMVKTLLPGARLTNEHATDALACAICHAHHGTGPKPSALPR; from the coding sequence ATGACCCGGCTGCGGCTGATCGGCCTGGATCCCGGCCTGCGCCACACCGGCTGGGGTGTGGTCGATGTCGAGGGCAACCGGCTGATCTGGGTGGCCGACGGCTCGGTCGCCTCCGACCCGAAGGGCAGCCTTGCCGAGCGGCTGGTGCAGCTTCATGACGGCCTGCAGGCGGTGATCGCCGAATGGCGGCCCGACGCGGCGGCGGTCGAGGAGACCTTCGTCAACAAGAACCCGACCTCGACCCTGAAGCTGGGTCAGGCGCGCGGCGTCTCGCTGCTGGTGGCCTCGCTGAACGGCCTGCCGGTGACCGAATACGCCCCGAACGCGGTCAAGAAGGCCGTGGTCGGCACCGGCCATGCGCACAAGGACCAGATCCACCTGATGGTGAAGACGCTGCTGCCCGGCGCGCGGCTGACCAACGAGCACGCCACCGACGCGCTGGCCTGCGCCATCTGCCACGCCCACCATGGAACGGGGCCGAAGCCATCTGCGCTGCCGCGCTGA
- a CDS encoding peptidoglycan-associated lipoprotein → MRQRFLIKMGSLAAALFLVAACGEEEPVTTTSDTGGGQAQAAPAPAPQAEPSQPAGPQPGTQEHFVLNVGDRVFFGFDRYDLDGEDTDTLRRQAAYLQQFPSKNVVIEGHADERGTREYNLGLGDRRATSVKDYLVSLGVAPGRITTISYGKERPVALGHNEEAWAQNRRAVTVIAN, encoded by the coding sequence ATGCGCCAGCGATTTCTGATCAAGATGGGCAGCCTCGCCGCTGCCCTGTTCCTCGTCGCCGCCTGCGGCGAGGAAGAGCCGGTGACCACCACCAGCGACACCGGCGGCGGACAGGCGCAGGCGGCGCCGGCGCCGGCTCCGCAGGCCGAGCCGAGCCAGCCGGCCGGCCCCCAGCCGGGCACGCAGGAACACTTCGTGCTGAACGTGGGCGACCGCGTGTTCTTCGGCTTCGACCGCTATGACCTCGACGGCGAGGATACCGACACCCTGCGCCGCCAGGCCGCCTATCTGCAGCAGTTCCCGTCCAAGAACGTGGTCATCGAGGGTCATGCCGACGAGCGCGGCACCCGCGAGTACAACCTCGGCCTGGGCGACCGCCGCGCCACGTCGGTGAAGGACTACCTGGTCAGCCTCGGCGTTGCGCCCGGCCGCATCACCACGATCTCCTATGGCAAGGAGCGTCCGGTGGCGCTGGGTCACAACGAGGAAGCCTGGGCCCAGAACCGCCGCGCGGTGACCGTCATCGCCAACTGA
- a CDS encoding protein TolR, with protein MAIQVHGGRFRRKRFTPMSEINVTPFVDVMLVLLVVFMIAAPLLSVGVPVELPRAVAPNLQGLDEPLAVTIDDEGKIYLQEKEIELGDLVPALIAITNGNQERRIFVRGDRTIAYGRVIEAMGAINAAGFTRVALVAQAPARVGE; from the coding sequence ATGGCGATCCAGGTCCATGGCGGCAGATTCCGGCGCAAGCGCTTCACGCCCATGTCGGAGATCAACGTCACGCCCTTCGTCGACGTCATGCTGGTGCTGCTGGTGGTCTTCATGATCGCCGCGCCGCTGCTGTCCGTGGGCGTGCCGGTGGAACTGCCCCGGGCGGTCGCGCCCAACCTGCAGGGTCTCGACGAGCCGCTGGCGGTGACCATCGACGACGAAGGGAAGATCTACCTGCAGGAAAAGGAGATCGAGCTGGGCGATCTGGTGCCGGCGCTGATCGCCATCACCAACGGCAACCAGGAGCGGCGCATCTTCGTGCGCGGCGACCGCACGATCGCCTATGGCCGGGTGATCGAGGCCATGGGCGCCATCAACGCCGCCGGATTCACGCGGGTCGCGCTGGTCGCGCAGGCGCCGGCGCGGGTCGGGGAATGA
- a CDS encoding excinuclease ABC subunit C, producing the protein MAGYFIYILASRRNGTLYIGLTNDLRRRLAQHREGWSEFTRKYRVHHLVYFENHSDIQAARQRERTLKYWRRNWKLALIEKLNPDWRDLEGEIPFD; encoded by the coding sequence ATGGCCGGATATTTCATCTACATCCTCGCCAGCAGGCGGAACGGCACGCTCTACATCGGGTTGACCAACGATCTCCGCCGGCGGCTTGCACAACACCGCGAGGGCTGGTCCGAATTCACACGGAAATATCGCGTCCACCATCTGGTCTACTTCGAGAATCATTCGGACATTCAAGCCGCGCGGCAGCGCGAACGCACGCTGAAATACTGGCGCAGGAACTGGAAGCTCGCGCTGATCGAGAAACTCAACCCGGACTGGCGCGACCTGGAAGGCGAAATTCCCTTCGACTGA
- a CDS encoding Tol-Pal system beta propeller repeat protein TolB, with protein sequence MIIAGIRRLPAFAALALVALALLAAAPARAQLQVDVTSANVDPLPIAVTDIHGETRTTRELGQEIASVIRGNLTRSGLFRVIDPRAYLEEPAAIQVRPNFGNWRTIQAQALVAGNVGIESDGRLRTEFRLWDVFAGTQLTGLVYFTSPENARRIGHIISDAIYKRLTGEEGYFDTRIVYVAESGPPDRRVKRLAIMDQDSANHRFLTDGSNLVLTPRFSPTQQVVTYMSYFQNQPRVYLFNIDTGQQEILGDFPGMTYAPRFSPDGERVLFSMAEGGNSDVFIMDLRTRVTRRLTRNLAIDTSPSMSPDGQRVTFNSDRSGGQQIYTMNADGSNVQRISFGDGRYATPVWSPRGDLIAFTKLKGGRFFIGVMRPDGTGERILTESFLDEGPTWSPNGRVLIFFRQIPGGNDGRGGSVKLWSVDLTGRNLREVPTPLDASDPAWSPLSALSP encoded by the coding sequence ATGATCATTGCAGGAATTCGACGCCTTCCGGCCTTCGCGGCGCTGGCGCTGGTCGCCCTGGCGCTGCTGGCCGCGGCGCCGGCCCGCGCGCAGCTTCAGGTCGACGTCACCAGCGCCAATGTCGACCCGCTGCCGATCGCGGTCACCGACATCCACGGCGAGACCCGCACGACGCGCGAACTGGGCCAGGAAATCGCCTCCGTGATCCGGGGCAACCTGACTCGCTCGGGGCTGTTCCGGGTCATCGACCCGCGCGCCTATCTGGAGGAGCCGGCCGCCATCCAGGTCCGGCCCAACTTCGGCAACTGGCGCACCATCCAGGCCCAGGCCCTTGTCGCGGGCAATGTCGGCATCGAGAGCGACGGCCGGCTGCGGACGGAGTTCCGGCTGTGGGACGTCTTCGCTGGAACCCAGCTCACCGGCCTCGTCTACTTCACCTCGCCGGAGAACGCCCGCCGCATCGGCCACATCATCTCCGACGCCATCTACAAGCGGCTGACCGGCGAGGAAGGCTATTTCGACACCCGGATCGTCTATGTCGCCGAATCGGGCCCGCCCGACCGCCGGGTCAAGCGGCTGGCGATCATGGACCAGGATTCGGCCAATCACCGTTTTCTCACCGACGGCTCCAACCTGGTGCTGACGCCGCGCTTCTCGCCGACGCAGCAGGTCGTGACCTACATGTCGTATTTCCAGAACCAGCCGCGCGTCTACCTGTTCAACATCGACACGGGCCAGCAGGAGATCCTGGGCGACTTCCCGGGCATGACCTATGCGCCGCGCTTCTCCCCGGACGGGGAGCGGGTGCTGTTCTCCATGGCCGAAGGCGGCAATTCCGACGTCTTCATCATGGACCTGCGCACGCGGGTGACCCGGCGGCTGACGCGCAATCTGGCGATCGACACCTCGCCCAGCATGTCGCCGGACGGCCAGCGCGTGACCTTCAACTCCGACCGCTCCGGCGGCCAGCAGATCTACACCATGAACGCCGACGGCTCGAACGTGCAGCGCATCAGCTTCGGCGATGGCCGCTACGCGACGCCGGTCTGGTCGCCGCGCGGCGACCTGATCGCCTTCACCAAGCTGAAGGGCGGACGCTTCTTCATCGGGGTGATGCGGCCCGACGGCACCGGCGAGCGGATCCTGACCGAAAGCTTCCTGGACGAGGGGCCGACATGGTCGCCGAACGGCCGCGTGCTGATCTTCTTCCGCCAGATTCCGGGCGGCAATGATGGCCGCGGCGGCAGCGTCAAGCTCTGGTCGGTCGACCTGACCGGGCGCAACCTGAGGGAGGTGCCGACGCCGCTGGACGCCTCCGACCCCGCCTGGTCGCCGCTGTCGGCGTTGTCGCCCTGA
- a CDS encoding tol-pal system protein YbgF, giving the protein MRSAVRPFAFAAAAAILVLSAVPAAAQDLAPLQDRVQRLERSISDLKAHVLGGRPLPSDSAGPAASAPPSGGDAPAAGLKVQALETEIRELTNRLEEIDFTVRRLNDRMDKLVADIDFRLTAIERNLAAGGGAPPAAGQGPAGDGSNSSAGGVAPGPRNLGTVSPEALERVPAPAENGAAGGSENAALAAPARPVETPAAAGGTPQEAYNAAFDMLRSKRFGEAESAFSGFLASYPEHELAGNAQYWLGETYYVQQDYESAAGAFLEGYKKYRGSSKAPDNLLKLGMTLTKLDQNKDACAVFDELRDRYPDAAQSLLQRADSERRRAGC; this is encoded by the coding sequence ATGAGATCCGCTGTTCGACCTTTCGCCTTCGCCGCCGCGGCGGCGATCCTTGTCCTGTCGGCGGTTCCGGCGGCGGCGCAGGACCTCGCGCCGCTGCAGGACCGGGTGCAGCGCCTGGAGCGCAGCATCAGCGACCTCAAGGCCCATGTGCTGGGCGGCAGGCCCCTGCCGTCGGACAGCGCCGGGCCTGCGGCGTCCGCACCCCCGTCCGGCGGTGACGCGCCGGCGGCCGGGCTGAAGGTGCAGGCGCTGGAAACCGAGATCCGGGAACTCACCAACCGGCTCGAGGAGATCGACTTCACCGTGCGGCGGCTGAACGACCGCATGGACAAGCTGGTCGCCGACATCGATTTCCGTCTGACCGCCATCGAACGCAACCTCGCCGCCGGCGGGGGCGCGCCGCCGGCGGCGGGCCAGGGTCCGGCCGGCGACGGTTCCAACAGCAGCGCCGGCGGCGTTGCGCCGGGACCGCGCAATCTCGGCACGGTCTCGCCGGAGGCGCTGGAACGCGTGCCGGCGCCTGCGGAGAACGGCGCCGCGGGCGGGTCCGAGAACGCGGCGCTGGCCGCGCCGGCGCGGCCCGTCGAGACGCCGGCCGCCGCCGGGGGCACCCCGCAGGAGGCCTACAACGCTGCCTTCGACATGCTGCGCTCCAAGCGCTTCGGCGAGGCCGAGTCCGCCTTCAGCGGCTTCCTTGCCAGCTATCCGGAACACGAGCTGGCCGGCAACGCCCAGTACTGGCTGGGCGAGACCTATTATGTCCAGCAGGACTACGAGAGCGCCGCGGGGGCCTTTCTGGAAGGCTACAAGAAATACCGCGGCAGCTCGAAAGCGCCCGACAACCTGCTGAAGCTCGGCATGACGCTGACCAAGCTGGATCAGAACAAGGACGCCTGCGCGGTCTTCGACGAGCTGCGGGACCGCTACCCCGACGCCGCGCAGAGCCTGTTGCAGCGCGCCGACAGTGAGCGCCGCCGGGCGGGCTGCTGA
- a CDS encoding Holliday junction DNA helicase RuvA — protein MIASLKGILDRIGADHAVIDVGGVGYLVFCSARTLAALGTEGDAVAIQVETHVREDHIHLYGFADRAEKELFGLLQTVQGVGAKVTLQILSALAADDIRMAIASGDVAAITRAPGVGKRLAQRIASELKDKVGALPARPAQAGAAPGAASVGGAAGDAASALVNLGYRRAEAEAAVLRGAALAGDDATVEALITAGLKELAR, from the coding sequence ATGATCGCCAGCCTCAAGGGAATTCTCGACCGGATCGGCGCCGATCACGCGGTGATCGACGTCGGCGGGGTCGGCTATCTCGTCTTCTGCTCGGCCCGCACCCTGGCGGCGCTGGGGACGGAGGGCGATGCGGTCGCCATCCAGGTCGAGACCCATGTCCGCGAGGACCACATCCACCTCTACGGCTTCGCCGACCGCGCCGAGAAGGAGCTGTTCGGCCTGCTGCAGACCGTCCAGGGCGTGGGCGCGAAGGTGACGCTGCAGATCCTCTCGGCGCTGGCCGCCGATGACATCCGCATGGCCATCGCGTCCGGCGACGTCGCCGCGATCACCCGCGCGCCGGGCGTCGGCAAGCGCCTGGCGCAGCGCATCGCCAGCGAACTGAAGGACAAGGTCGGCGCCCTGCCCGCCCGGCCGGCGCAGGCCGGTGCGGCCCCGGGCGCGGCTTCGGTCGGCGGCGCGGCGGGCGACGCGGCCTCGGCGCTGGTCAATCTGGGCTACCGCCGGGCCGAGGCCGAGGCGGCGGTGCTGCGCGGCGCGGCCCTCGCCGGCGACGACGCCACCGTCGAGGCGCTGATTACCGCCGGGCTGAAGGAACTGGCGCGGTGA